The nucleotide window GCCGCCCTGCGCCGCTTCTCTGTTGCCCAAATACCCATCCTGCGGCCGTGCCGCCTGCGCCAGTTCCACCAGCGAGGGCAGGAACCCCGCCAGCGTCTTGCCGCCGCCGGTCGGTGCGATCAGCAGGCTGTCGCCCTCGGCCGCCAGCAGCGCCAGCTGATGCGGGTGCGGCTGCCAGCCCTGACGGGCGAACCAATCCTGAAACGCCGGCGGCAAGATCACAGCATCGCCTCGAGCGTGGCCAGGTGATCGGCCTCGGCCGCCGGCTTGTCCCAGCGGATGCGGCTGATGCGCGGAAAGCGCATCGCCACGCCCGAGCGGTGCCGGGTCGATCGGTTCAGCCCCTCGAAGGCGACCTCGACCACCAGCTTCGGCGCCAAAGCCCGCACCGGCCCGTACCGCTCGACGGTGTTCTGGCGCACGAACCGGTCCAGCTCGCGTAGTTCGGCATCGGTGAAGCCGAAATAGGCCTTGCCCACCGGCACCAGCTCGCCGCCGTCCCACAACCCGAAGGTGAAATCGGAATGAAAACCCGACCGCTTGCCATGGCCGCGCTGCGCATAGATCAGCACCGCGTCGATCACCATGGGATCGCGCTTCCACTTGAACCAGGGCCCGCGCGGCCGGCCGGAGAGATAGGCGCTGTCGCGGCGCTTGATCATCACCCCCTCGATCACCGCCGCCGGCGGCTCGGCGCGCAGCGCCGCCAGATCCTCCCACGAGGCGAAGTCCAGAAGCGGCGAAAGGTCGATGCGGGCGCCGAAATCCACCGCCTCCAACACCGCGCGCCGCGCCTCCAGCGGCTCGGCGCGCAGGTCGCGGCCGTCCCAAAGCAGCAGGTCGTAAAGCCGCAGCCCGGCCGGATGGCTGGTCAGCAGCCCCTTGCCCACGGTCTTGCGGTTCAGCCGCTTCTGCAGCTCGCCGAAAGGCGCAACCTCGCCGTCGCGCCGCACGATCAGCTCGCCATCGGCGCTGCCTTCGAAATCCATCGCTTCGATCACATCGGGAAAAGCATGCGAGATATCCTCGCCGGTGCGGGAATACAGCCGCCGCATCCCGCCTTCGCTGACCGCCTGCACGCGGATGCCGTCCCATTTCCATTCCGCGAAATACTCGCCGGGGTCCAGCGCGCGCAATTCTTCCAGATCGGTCGGCGTGGACAGCATCACCGGCCGGAACGGCGCCAGCGCCGCGCTGTCCGGCCGCGCCCCGCCGCCCAGCCAGCCGAACAACGAGCCATAGGGCGGGGCGAGGCCATGCCAGATCTCCTCGATCTCGGGGACCGAGGGCGCCCCCATCGCCGCCAGCGCCATCCGCGCCATGCGGGCCGAGACGCCGACCCGCAGATTGCCGGTGGCGAGCTTCAGAAAGGCCAGCCGCTCGGACGGGCCCAGCCGGTCCAGCATCGCGGCGATGGCGCCGGGCAGCGCCGCCTTGCCGGTCCCCTGCAACAGTTCCACCGTCTGGGACAACGAGGGACCGTCCTCGGCCCCCTCGGGCCAGACCAGCGCGATGGTCTCGGCCAGGTCGCCGACGAAATCATAGCTCAGCGCCAGAAGCTCGGCGTCCACCCGCTCGGCCGCCAGCCCGCGCAGAAGCGAGGGCGTGACCCGGCGCAGTTCCAGATCGCCGGTCAGCGCCGCCAAGGCCCAGCCGCGATCCGGGTCCGGCGTGCGTTCCAGATAATGCTGCAAAAGCTGCAGCTTGGCATTCCGCGCCGGCGTGAAGGCCAGCCGTTCCAGCAGGGCGGCAAAGGCCTTCATTCCGCCTCGTCCTCGTAGCCCACCAGCCGCAGCGGCCGGGCGGGGATCTGCGCCAGCTCGCACCAACGCATCACGCCATCCTCGGCGCCATGGGTGACCCAGACCTCGGCGGGCGCCAGTTCCGCCAGCGTAGCGGTCAGCGCCGGCCAGTCGACATGGTCGCTGATGACCAGCGGCAGCTCGACGCCGCGCTGCCGCGCCCGCGCCCGCACCGCCATCCAGCCCGAGGCGAAACCGATCACCGGGTCGCGGAAGCGCTGCACCCAGGGGCTGGAAAAGGCCGAGGGCGGGGCGATCACCAGTTGCGCCGCCACCTCCTCGGCGGTGGCCGGCACCAGCACGCCCAGATCGACGCCGCGGGAGGCATAGAAATCGCACAGCACCCGCAGCGCGCCATGGATGGCGATGGGCGCGTCATAGCCGGCCTCGCGCATCAGCGCGATGACATGCTGCGCCTTGCCCAGCGCATAGGCGCCGACCAGATGCGGGCGGTCGGGAAACTCGGCCATGCTGGCGAGCAGCTTGTCCACCTGCGTCGAGGGCTCGGGAAAGCGGAACACCGGCAGGCCGAAGGTCGCCTCGGTCACGAAGACGTCGCAGGGCACCGGCTGGAAGGGCGTGCAGGTCGGGTTCGGCTGGCGGGCGTAATCGCCCGAAACGACGATGCGGCAACCGCCGGCCTCGACCGCGATCTGGCTTGATCCCAGCACATGCCCGGCCGGGTGAAAGCCGACGGTGACGCCGCCGATGCGGGTTTCCCCTTCGGCCACCTGGGTCGCGCCGGCAAAGCCGTCGCCCATGCGCAGCCGCATGATCTCCAGCGTCTCGGCGGTGGCCATGACCGCGCCATGGCCAAAGCGGGCATGGT belongs to Paracoccus sp. TOH and includes:
- a CDS encoding cisplatin damage response ATP-dependent DNA ligase translates to MKAFAALLERLAFTPARNAKLQLLQHYLERTPDPDRGWALAALTGDLELRRVTPSLLRGLAAERVDAELLALSYDFVGDLAETIALVWPEGAEDGPSLSQTVELLQGTGKAALPGAIAAMLDRLGPSERLAFLKLATGNLRVGVSARMARMALAAMGAPSVPEIEEIWHGLAPPYGSLFGWLGGGARPDSAALAPFRPVMLSTPTDLEELRALDPGEYFAEWKWDGIRVQAVSEGGMRRLYSRTGEDISHAFPDVIEAMDFEGSADGELIVRRDGEVAPFGELQKRLNRKTVGKGLLTSHPAGLRLYDLLLWDGRDLRAEPLEARRAVLEAVDFGARIDLSPLLDFASWEDLAALRAEPPAAVIEGVMIKRRDSAYLSGRPRGPWFKWKRDPMVIDAVLIYAQRGHGKRSGFHSDFTFGLWDGGELVPVGKAYFGFTDAELRELDRFVRQNTVERYGPVRALAPKLVVEVAFEGLNRSTRHRSGVAMRFPRISRIRWDKPAAEADHLATLEAML
- a CDS encoding ligase-associated DNA damage response exonuclease: MRADSILFPTEAGLFCPAGGFHIDPLQPVARALITHGHSDHARFGHGAVMATAETLEIMRLRMGDGFAGATQVAEGETRIGGVTVGFHPAGHVLGSSQIAVEAGGCRIVVSGDYARQPNPTCTPFQPVPCDVFVTEATFGLPVFRFPEPSTQVDKLLASMAEFPDRPHLVGAYALGKAQHVIALMREAGYDAPIAIHGALRVLCDFYASRGVDLGVLVPATAEEVAAQLVIAPPSAFSSPWVQRFRDPVIGFASGWMAVRARARQRGVELPLVISDHVDWPALTATLAELAPAEVWVTHGAEDGVMRWCELAQIPARPLRLVGYEDEAE